A portion of the Anoxybacillus gonensis genome contains these proteins:
- a CDS encoding glycosyltransferase family 39 protein has product MKEKKMDWWLIAIIALASFLYFYNIGNAGSNEYYTAAAKSMTANWKAFFFASLDPAGFITVDKPPVALWFQALSVALFGVSDWSVLLPEALAGVLSTSLLYFIVKPFFGRVAARWASFIFACTPIFVAVTRTNNLDTILIFTLLVATWALIKSIHTKKATSLLVSFALVGVGFNMKMMQAYMVLPAFYIFYWLAKNETWKRKMKQLALATVVLLMTSLSYAAIADLMPKDNRPYIGSSQTNSVLELALGYNGIGRLTGSAGPGGNRTMDANAGERGEMPQPPNGAGQLPNGMQRMGQSENSGNTPPQLPEFKGGGGIGIGETGNRGIFRLFNQQLSGQISWLLPFVLFSTIAVGLSIRKQRMFTISHKVAVFWLAWLIPMMGFFSIAGFFHRYYLSMMAPAIAALVAIGSVLLWEFYKEGKQQWLLPSAFLATFSLEAYILYQNKAAMSTIWIWFVGLLGLASFVLLLAFRQHTRIAYYVKVASLVGLLLMPFYWALTPILYGGNSMIPAAGPQTTFDGRQDGRMMGSVERNEANEKLIQYLEKNYDGETYLVATFRATEAAQIMLKTDKAVMAMGGFSGNDPALTAKKLENLVKNGEVKYFLLSGFGGGQSNNDIVEWIQTHCKEIPQSEWKQSSDTQQSFGRDGAEKLYKYEG; this is encoded by the coding sequence CTGCGGCGAAAAGTATGACAGCGAATTGGAAAGCCTTTTTCTTCGCATCGCTTGACCCAGCTGGGTTTATTACGGTCGACAAGCCGCCGGTGGCGCTATGGTTTCAAGCGCTGAGCGTCGCTTTATTTGGCGTAAGCGATTGGAGCGTCTTGCTTCCAGAAGCGCTTGCTGGCGTGTTGTCCACATCGCTTCTTTATTTCATCGTCAAGCCGTTTTTTGGTCGCGTCGCAGCGCGATGGGCGAGCTTTATTTTTGCGTGCACCCCTATTTTTGTCGCAGTTACTCGCACGAACAATTTAGATACGATTTTAATTTTTACGCTGTTAGTTGCGACGTGGGCACTGATCAAATCCATTCATACGAAAAAAGCAACATCACTCCTTGTTAGCTTTGCGCTTGTTGGGGTTGGCTTTAACATGAAAATGATGCAAGCGTATATGGTGTTGCCGGCGTTTTACATATTTTATTGGTTGGCAAAAAATGAGACTTGGAAACGAAAAATGAAACAGCTAGCCCTCGCAACCGTGGTGTTGCTGATGACGTCGCTATCGTATGCCGCAATTGCTGATCTTATGCCGAAAGACAACCGTCCGTATATCGGCAGCAGCCAAACAAACTCTGTATTGGAATTGGCGCTTGGCTATAACGGCATCGGTCGGCTTACTGGCAGTGCAGGACCAGGTGGGAATCGTACGATGGACGCTAACGCAGGGGAAAGAGGGGAGATGCCACAGCCGCCAAATGGTGCGGGACAACTACCGAACGGCATGCAACGTATGGGGCAATCCGAGAACAGCGGGAATACACCACCACAACTGCCGGAGTTTAAAGGTGGAGGTGGGATCGGCATCGGAGAAACAGGCAATCGCGGAATCTTTCGCCTGTTTAACCAACAGCTTTCCGGACAAATTAGCTGGTTATTACCGTTTGTTCTTTTTAGCACGATTGCGGTTGGGTTATCGATCCGCAAACAGCGGATGTTTACCATTTCGCATAAAGTAGCGGTATTTTGGTTGGCATGGCTCATTCCGATGATGGGATTTTTTAGTATTGCTGGTTTTTTCCATCGCTATTATTTAAGCATGATGGCACCAGCGATTGCAGCGCTTGTGGCGATTGGTAGTGTGTTATTATGGGAATTTTACAAAGAGGGCAAACAACAATGGCTGCTTCCAAGTGCGTTTTTGGCGACATTTTCATTAGAAGCGTACATTCTTTATCAAAATAAAGCGGCGATGTCAACTATCTGGATATGGTTCGTCGGCTTATTAGGGCTCGCTTCGTTTGTTTTGCTTCTTGCATTTCGGCAGCATACGCGAATCGCCTACTATGTAAAAGTAGCTAGTTTAGTTGGACTTCTGCTCATGCCGTTTTATTGGGCGCTCACACCTATATTGTACGGCGGCAATAGCATGATTCCAGCAGCAGGTCCGCAAACAACCTTCGATGGCCGACAAGATGGGCGGATGATGGGGAGTGTGGAAAGAAATGAAGCAAATGAGAAGCTCATTCAATATTTAGAAAAGAACTATGATGGAGAAACTTATTTAGTAGCGACGTTCCGTGCGACAGAAGCGGCACAAATCATGTTAAAAACCGATAAAGCGGTCATGGCAATGGGTGGATTCTCCGGAAACGACCCAGCATTGACGGCTAAAAAGCTAGAGAACTTAGTGAAAAATGGGGAAGTGAAATATTTCCTTCTTTCTGGATTCGGTGGCGGTCAAAGCAATAATGACATCGTCGAGTGGATTCAAACACACTGCAAAGAAATACCGCAATCCGAATGGAAACAATCCAGCGATACACAACAGTCGTTTGGGAGAGACGGTGCAGAAAAGCTGTATAAATATGAAGGATAG
- a CDS encoding glycosyltransferase family 2 protein has translation MVKYSVVIPVYNEALVIRETYKRLKRVMEQTDGAYELLFVNDGSKDDTLDMLKELAVRDDTVKYLDFSRNFGHQIAITAGMDYASGEAIVIIDADLQDPPELILEMIEKWKEGYDVVYAKRTKRKGETFFKRATAYAFYRLLRAATEIDIPLDTGDFRLIDRKVRDELVGMRERSRFVRGLVSWVGFKQTAIEYERDERFAGETKYPLKKMIRFSLDGITSFSYKPLKLASLLGFLLSFVSVVWMIAVLYLKLFTHSTVTGWSSLVMTVLFFNGVVLIMLGVIGEYIGRIYDEVKHRPLYILKESWGIRRGNEKVPYYVE, from the coding sequence ATGGTGAAATATTCGGTCGTGATTCCTGTCTATAATGAAGCGCTTGTGATTCGTGAAACGTATAAGCGATTAAAAAGAGTAATGGAACAAACGGACGGAGCGTATGAGCTATTATTTGTCAACGATGGTAGTAAAGATGACACGCTTGATATGTTAAAAGAGCTTGCGGTTAGAGACGATACAGTGAAATATTTGGATTTTTCCCGCAACTTTGGGCATCAAATTGCAATTACAGCAGGGATGGATTATGCTTCTGGGGAAGCGATTGTCATTATTGATGCGGACTTGCAAGACCCGCCAGAGTTAATTTTAGAAATGATTGAAAAGTGGAAAGAAGGGTACGATGTCGTCTATGCAAAGCGAACGAAACGAAAAGGAGAAACGTTTTTTAAAAGAGCAACTGCCTACGCCTTTTACCGGTTATTACGGGCAGCGACGGAAATTGATATTCCTCTTGATACGGGCGATTTCCGTTTAATCGACCGAAAAGTGCGCGACGAGTTAGTAGGAATGAGAGAGCGGAGCCGGTTCGTGCGCGGGCTCGTGAGCTGGGTTGGCTTTAAACAAACGGCGATTGAATATGAACGCGACGAGCGGTTTGCGGGGGAAACGAAATACCCGCTCAAAAAAATGATTCGCTTTTCGCTTGACGGCATTACGTCTTTTTCATACAAACCGCTAAAGCTTGCCAGTTTGTTAGGGTTTTTGCTTTCGTTTGTTAGTGTCGTTTGGATGATAGCTGTCTTGTATTTAAAATTGTTTACCCATTCTACCGTCACGGGCTGGTCATCGCTCGTGATGACGGTTCTTTTTTTCAACGGTGTTGTCCTTATAATGCTTGGCGTAATCGGAGAATATATCGGTCGCATTTACGATGAAGTGAAGCATCGCCCGCTCTATATTTTAAAAGAAAGCTGGGGAATCAGACGCGGAAATGAAAAGGTACCATATTATGTGGAATGA